From the Rhodoferax sp. WC2427 genome, one window contains:
- a CDS encoding GspE/PulE family protein yields MRHPLPYAFARTQQMLLEENLGDFTLWLHPASAQTAANALSEVMRKYPVRQIETLALDALLQRISAAYAQGESSAASVVSEVESDADLSRMMQELPAVEDLLEMSDDAPIIRMLNALLTQAARDGASDIHIEPYERHSSVRFRVDGTLREVVQPNRALHAALISRLKIMADLDISEKRLPQDGRISLRIGTRAVDVRVSTLPSAHGERAVLRLLDKSGAKLTLEAVGMQGEVLGQLQNLINQPHGIILVTGPTGSGKTTTLYAALSRLDASSSNIMTVEDPIEYELPGVGQTQVNAKIDLTFAKALRAILRQDPDVIMIGEIRDFETAQIAIQASLTGHLVLATLHTNDAASAVNRLIDMGVEPFLLSSTLLGVLAQRLVRKLCPVCAGKNCEACNHTGYQGRTGIFELLVTNDAIQAQIHNRASEADIRSAARTAGMALMREDGERLVQTGITSREELLRVTRD; encoded by the coding sequence ATGCGCCACCCCCTGCCCTACGCCTTCGCCCGCACCCAGCAAATGCTGCTGGAGGAGAACCTGGGCGACTTCACCCTCTGGCTGCACCCGGCCAGCGCCCAGACCGCCGCCAACGCCCTGAGCGAGGTGATGCGCAAGTACCCGGTGCGCCAGATCGAAACCCTGGCCCTGGACGCCCTGCTGCAGCGCATCAGCGCCGCCTACGCGCAGGGCGAATCCAGCGCCGCGTCGGTGGTCAGCGAGGTCGAGAGCGATGCCGACCTGTCGCGCATGATGCAGGAGCTGCCCGCGGTGGAGGATTTGCTGGAGATGAGCGACGACGCGCCCATCATCCGCATGCTCAACGCCCTGCTGACCCAGGCCGCGCGCGACGGGGCCAGCGACATCCACATCGAACCCTACGAACGCCATTCCAGCGTGCGCTTTCGGGTGGACGGCACGCTGCGCGAGGTGGTGCAGCCCAACCGCGCCCTGCACGCCGCGCTGATCTCGCGCCTGAAGATCATGGCCGACCTCGACATCTCGGAGAAGCGCCTGCCGCAGGATGGCCGCATTTCCCTGCGCATCGGCACCCGTGCCGTGGACGTGCGCGTCAGCACCCTGCCCAGCGCCCATGGCGAACGCGCCGTGCTGCGCCTGCTGGACAAAAGCGGGGCCAAGCTCACGCTGGAGGCCGTGGGCATGCAGGGCGAGGTGCTGGGCCAGCTGCAGAACCTGATCAACCAGCCGCACGGCATCATTTTGGTGACCGGCCCCACCGGCTCCGGCAAAACCACCACCCTGTACGCCGCCCTGAGCCGCCTGGACGCCAGCAGCAGCAACATCATGACGGTGGAAGACCCGATCGAGTACGAGCTGCCCGGCGTGGGCCAGACCCAGGTGAATGCCAAGATTGACCTGACCTTCGCCAAGGCCCTGCGCGCCATCCTGCGGCAAGACCCGGACGTGATCATGATCGGCGAAATCCGCGATTTTGAGACCGCGCAGATCGCCATCCAGGCCTCCCTCACCGGCCACCTGGTGCTGGCTACCTTGCACACCAACGACGCGGCCAGCGCGGTCAACCGGCTCATCGACATGGGCGTGGAGCCGTTTTTGCTCAGCTCCACCCTGCTCGGCGTGCTGGCCCAGCGCCTGGTGCGCAAGCTGTGCCCGGTATGCGCGGGCAAAAACTGCGAAGCCTGCAACCACACCGGCTACCAGGGACGCACCGGCATCTTCGAGCTGCTGGTCACCAACGATGCCATCCAGGCACAAATCCACAACCGCGCCAGCGAGGCCGACATCCGCAGCGCCGCCCGCACCGCCGGCATGGCCCTGATGCGCGAAGACGGCGAACGCCTGGTGCAGACCGGCATCACCTCGCGTGAAGAGCTGCTGCGTGTGACGCGGGACTGA
- the gspD gene encoding type II secretion system secretin GspD — protein MPMHSPSRVPFAIHTIAACALLISAGGIFPINVLAQPQTTAAPKRGEPVTLNFTNAEIESVARTMAVITGRNVVVDPRVKGTMTLSTDNAVSPAVAYNQFLSALRLQGFTVVESAGLDKVVPEADAKLQPGPVTVGGNNAAVGSQIVTQIFKLNYENAANMVPVLRPLISPNNTINLNPGNNSLVITDYADNLRRIGRIIAAMDVSNATDVEIIPLRFAIAGDLVPLLTKLVESGSTSGMAAAPGQTDSSFKTTMLAEPRSNAIILRAANPARVSLVKSLIAKLDQPTMSGVNGDAGNIYVVYLKNADATKLATTLRAAMSGEARSSSGSSGGSSGSGSTSNPLSGLSPTSGMAGSSATSTASTAALSGTTSNQPSTGGQIQADPSTNSLIITAPEPQYRQLRAVIDKLDGRRAQVLVESLIVEVSSDKSAEFGIQWQGVLGKVGLGTNFGSGSSNLATLATNIATGSTSTALSNGLNLGVATKIGGTYVLGALARLMDETGTGNVLSTPNLLTLDNEEAKIVIGQNVPFVTGTYTSTSSTTTANPFQTIERKDVGLTLRVRPQINENGTVKMAIYQEVSSVDASTKSNSNGPTTNKRSIESNVLVDDGSIVVLGGLLQDDYAGNIEKVPLLGDLPYVGNFFKSESRSRKKTNLMVFLRPIVVRDSGTSDALALDRYDMMRVQQQGVNPSAHPMLSAVPSASELPALPASITNTTVVVPRPLSTLPLTAPAQPATITTMP, from the coding sequence ATGCCCATGCATTCCCCCTCCCGCGTTCCTTTTGCTATTCATACCATAGCTGCTTGTGCTCTATTGATAAGCGCTGGAGGCATTTTTCCTATCAATGTGCTAGCCCAGCCCCAAACCACCGCCGCGCCCAAGCGCGGCGAGCCGGTGACGCTGAATTTCACCAACGCCGAGATCGAGTCGGTGGCCCGCACCATGGCCGTGATCACCGGGCGCAACGTGGTGGTGGACCCGCGCGTCAAAGGCACCATGACGCTGAGCACCGACAACGCGGTCTCACCCGCCGTGGCCTACAACCAGTTTTTGTCGGCGCTGCGGCTGCAGGGCTTTACCGTGGTGGAGTCTGCCGGGCTGGACAAGGTGGTACCCGAGGCCGACGCCAAGCTGCAGCCCGGCCCGGTGACGGTGGGCGGCAACAACGCCGCCGTGGGCAGCCAGATCGTCACCCAGATCTTCAAGCTCAATTACGAGAACGCCGCCAACATGGTGCCGGTGCTGCGCCCGCTGATCAGCCCCAACAACACCATCAACCTGAACCCCGGCAACAACTCGCTGGTCATCACCGACTACGCCGACAACCTGCGCCGCATCGGCCGCATCATCGCGGCGATGGACGTGTCCAACGCCACCGACGTGGAGATCATCCCCCTGCGCTTTGCGATTGCCGGTGACCTGGTGCCATTGCTGACCAAGCTGGTCGAGTCCGGCAGCACCAGCGGCATGGCCGCCGCCCCCGGGCAGACCGACAGCTCGTTCAAAACCACCATGCTGGCCGAGCCGCGCAGCAACGCCATCATCTTGCGCGCCGCCAACCCGGCCCGGGTCTCGCTGGTCAAGTCGCTGATTGCCAAGCTCGACCAGCCCACCATGAGCGGTGTGAACGGCGATGCAGGCAACATCTATGTGGTGTACCTGAAGAACGCCGATGCCACCAAGCTGGCCACCACCCTGCGTGCGGCCATGAGCGGCGAGGCCCGCAGCAGTTCGGGCAGTTCCGGCGGCTCCAGCGGATCGGGCAGCACCTCCAACCCGCTCAGCGGCCTGAGCCCCACCAGCGGCATGGCTGGCAGCAGTGCCACCAGCACCGCCAGCACCGCGGCCCTCAGCGGCACCACCAGCAACCAGCCATCTACCGGCGGCCAGATCCAGGCCGACCCGTCCACCAATTCGCTGATCATCACCGCGCCCGAGCCGCAGTACCGCCAGCTGCGCGCCGTCATCGACAAGCTCGATGGCCGCCGCGCCCAGGTGCTGGTAGAGAGCCTGATCGTCGAGGTCAGCAGCGACAAATCGGCCGAGTTCGGCATCCAGTGGCAGGGCGTGCTGGGCAAGGTCGGCCTGGGCACCAACTTCGGCTCCGGCAGCAGCAACCTGGCCACGCTGGCCACCAACATCGCCACCGGCAGCACCAGCACCGCGCTCAGCAACGGCCTGAACCTGGGCGTAGCCACCAAGATCGGCGGCACCTACGTGCTGGGCGCACTGGCCCGGCTGATGGACGAAACCGGCACCGGCAACGTGCTGTCCACCCCCAACCTGCTGACCCTGGACAACGAAGAGGCCAAGATCGTCATCGGCCAGAACGTGCCCTTTGTCACCGGCACCTACACCAGCACCAGCTCCACCACCACCGCCAACCCGTTCCAGACCATCGAGCGCAAAGACGTGGGCCTGACACTGCGGGTGCGCCCGCAGATCAACGAAAACGGCACGGTGAAGATGGCGATTTACCAGGAAGTGTCCAGCGTGGATGCGTCCACCAAGAGCAACAGCAACGGCCCCACCACCAACAAGCGCTCCATCGAATCCAATGTGCTGGTCGATGACGGCTCCATCGTGGTGCTGGGCGGCCTGCTGCAAGACGACTACGCGGGCAACATCGAAAAAGTGCCGCTGCTGGGCGACCTGCCCTACGTGGGCAACTTCTTCAAGAGCGAAAGCCGCAGCCGCAAGAAGACCAATCTGATGGTCTTCTTGCGCCCCATCGTGGTCCGCGACAGCGGCACCAGCGACGCACTGGCCCTGGACCGCTACGACATGATGCGCGTGCAGCAGCAGGGCGTGAACCCGTCGGCGCACCCCATGCTGTCGGCCGTGCCCTCGGCCAGCGAGCTGCCCGCCCTGCCCGCCAGCATCACCAACACCACGGTGGTGGTGCCCAGGCCCCTGAGCACGCTGCCCCTGACGGCACCGGCCCAGCCCGCCACCATCACCACCATGCCCTGA